The following proteins are co-located in the Romeriopsis navalis LEGE 11480 genome:
- a CDS encoding DUF1049 domain-containing protein, giving the protein MNSLANLSAIVIVALWMLAIALISIQNAQPVSIEFFGTRSIAIPFGLLLTCTTVIGMIGTVLLQPILRPSHRSADEE; this is encoded by the coding sequence ATGAACTCCCTCGCTAATTTATCCGCCATTGTGATTGTGGCCCTCTGGATGCTGGCCATCGCCTTAATTTCGATCCAAAACGCACAACCCGTCAGTATTGAGTTTTTTGGCACCCGATCGATCGCCATTCCGTTTGGGCTACTCCTCACTTGCACCACAGTCATCGGTATGATCGGTACCGTTCTGCTACAACCAATTCTGCGGCCCAGTCATCGCTCAGCAGACGAAGAATAA
- a CDS encoding helix-turn-helix domain-containing protein — protein sequence MSARRLNDSEKQEIIELYRQTGETSISLAERFGVSNSTIGRVLKNGIETAEYDALVQQKRGRSSSSNDSADDAAPKRKKVITSKKAAPKKRSAPRRKVVEEPVTVESEPLDEPQLELEMTDVEADFEDENEPADPEYLELAAELGSTDAADEEEDFDEEEDFGEEEDEEDVADDDDSPAWQFEARDQLTVLPLAAAVVPKVFYLVVDRGADLIAPPLRDFGELGEMSSEEAENRTLPMFDNHRVAKRFSNVRTQRVIKVPDNRLFYKTTRHLTAKGIKRFLLDGQVYTLN from the coding sequence ATGAGCGCTCGACGACTAAACGATTCGGAAAAGCAAGAAATTATTGAGCTATATCGTCAAACTGGTGAGACATCGATCTCGCTTGCCGAGCGTTTTGGTGTGAGTAACTCCACGATCGGTCGCGTACTGAAGAATGGGATCGAGACGGCGGAATATGATGCTTTAGTGCAACAAAAGCGGGGACGTAGCAGCAGCAGTAACGACAGCGCCGACGACGCAGCGCCGAAGCGCAAAAAAGTGATCACCTCAAAGAAAGCGGCGCCGAAAAAGCGCAGTGCGCCGCGTAGAAAAGTCGTTGAAGAACCGGTGACGGTTGAATCCGAACCGCTTGATGAGCCTCAGCTCGAGCTAGAAATGACGGATGTTGAGGCGGATTTTGAAGATGAGAATGAACCGGCTGATCCGGAATATTTGGAGTTAGCGGCGGAACTGGGCAGCACTGATGCTGCCGATGAAGAGGAAGACTTCGATGAAGAAGAGGACTTTGGCGAAGAAGAGGATGAAGAAGATGTCGCCGATGATGATGATAGCCCAGCCTGGCAGTTTGAGGCGCGCGATCAGCTCACTGTATTGCCATTAGCGGCGGCAGTGGTGCCTAAGGTGTTCTATCTCGTGGTCGATCGTGGTGCGGATCTAATTGCACCGCCGCTACGAGACTTTGGTGAGTTGGGTGAGATGTCGAGTGAAGAGGCTGAAAACCGCACACTCCCGATGTTTGACAACCATCGTGTCGCCAAGCGATTTTCGAATGTGCGAACGCAGCGTGTGATTAAAGTCCCGGACAATCGTTTGTTCTACAAAACAACCCGTCATTTGACGGCGAAGGGGATTAAGCGTTTCTTGCTAGATGGTCAGGTTTATACGCTTAACTAA
- a CDS encoding S8 family peptidase yields MVYPPGDVYSPDDFLSVTRANMKRWLLSIGICLALGWTLVTLTGLTTQGSYNAIIIDFREDIGRGKVVAALENITQISNVRPRLNSEFSEEDQVYVVEGDRSLLGKLRRSSWAKLTEIIEPNYFYSLPEASQTQFPVNPGKEVSQKSTSSLPNDPLYPQQWNLHKVKLESARAISTGKNVTVAIIDTGIAKVPDLDDLKFVRGYDFINDETNASDDQGHGTHIAGTIAQMTNNGYGAAGIAPDAKLMPLKVVTVGGSATAADIAEAVRLAADRAADVINLSLSGSGYSKLMQQSIDYAYRKGAVIVAAAGNSNQSAVTYPARYHHVLSVSATDITGKRASYSNFGAGVNFAAPGGVVTSEKPTGGIIQNTFDLKSKEAFFAPYQGSSFAAAHVSGAAALIKSIKPLDPAQIEQVLAQTSQKPNSDPLNEYGVGQINITAALNLVQTNQIPRLGFWQQLNHTGQLGQHIWIDADMIASKERLLTLTGAIVLALLISLKFALQWNGWLLLGLILSSSGFFVLQGTYVYGAPQWIFRLLGSALPEVGTVVQGLAALDPLSASVLLPTALWLLLGKFKSLKWFAIGSSIGIVPSLISQMLSAPEILQIGTGLGSQIFLLANILACIGLNGFILKTYQRPKRRTPNASNATRTARTPQANSSASTTNHRPVAPTNSASEGTVDGGDL; encoded by the coding sequence GTGGTGTATCCTCCTGGTGACGTGTATTCTCCCGACGACTTTCTGAGCGTCACCCGTGCCAACATGAAACGCTGGTTGCTATCAATTGGGATTTGCCTTGCCCTCGGCTGGACACTGGTCACATTGACTGGACTCACGACCCAAGGTAGCTACAATGCCATCATCATTGATTTTCGTGAAGATATCGGGCGTGGCAAAGTCGTCGCAGCCTTGGAAAATATTACTCAGATATCGAACGTTCGACCCCGCTTAAACAGCGAGTTTTCGGAGGAAGATCAAGTTTATGTCGTGGAAGGTGATCGATCGCTCCTCGGCAAATTGCGGCGATCGTCCTGGGCAAAACTGACCGAAATCATTGAACCAAACTATTTTTACAGTCTGCCGGAAGCCAGCCAAACGCAGTTTCCAGTGAATCCCGGCAAAGAAGTTAGCCAGAAAAGCACATCCAGTCTTCCCAACGATCCCCTTTACCCCCAGCAATGGAATCTACATAAGGTCAAACTGGAATCCGCCCGCGCCATCAGCACCGGCAAAAACGTCACCGTCGCCATCATTGATACGGGCATTGCCAAAGTGCCAGACCTCGATGATTTGAAGTTTGTCCGGGGCTACGACTTCATTAATGACGAAACCAACGCCTCTGACGATCAAGGCCACGGCACCCACATCGCTGGGACGATCGCTCAAATGACCAATAATGGCTATGGCGCGGCGGGGATTGCCCCCGATGCCAAGCTGATGCCCTTGAAGGTTGTCACAGTTGGCGGCTCGGCGACCGCCGCCGATATTGCTGAAGCAGTACGATTAGCGGCAGATCGTGCCGCCGATGTGATTAATCTCAGTTTGTCCGGCAGCGGCTATAGCAAACTGATGCAACAGTCGATCGATTATGCCTACCGTAAAGGTGCCGTCATTGTTGCTGCCGCCGGCAACAGCAACCAAAGTGCTGTCACGTATCCCGCCCGCTATCACCATGTACTCAGCGTCAGCGCCACCGATATCACCGGCAAACGTGCGAGTTATTCCAACTTTGGCGCTGGCGTCAACTTCGCCGCACCGGGGGGAGTCGTCACCAGTGAAAAACCCACCGGTGGGATTATTCAAAATACATTTGATCTAAAAAGTAAGGAAGCCTTTTTCGCGCCCTACCAAGGATCCAGCTTTGCAGCGGCCCATGTCTCCGGTGCCGCCGCGTTGATCAAGTCCATCAAACCACTGGACCCGGCTCAAATCGAGCAAGTCCTGGCCCAAACGAGTCAGAAGCCGAATAGTGACCCCCTAAATGAGTACGGCGTGGGCCAGATTAATATTACCGCCGCCTTAAACCTCGTACAGACGAATCAAATTCCGCGCCTGGGATTCTGGCAACAACTCAATCATACGGGCCAACTGGGTCAGCATATTTGGATCGATGCGGACATGATCGCCTCCAAAGAACGGTTGCTTACCCTCACCGGAGCAATTGTTTTAGCCTTATTAATCAGTCTAAAATTTGCCCTGCAATGGAACGGCTGGCTGCTGCTCGGGCTGATTCTCAGTAGTTCGGGATTTTTCGTGCTGCAGGGCACTTACGTTTACGGCGCGCCACAGTGGATATTTCGGCTGTTAGGCAGTGCCTTACCGGAAGTGGGCACAGTCGTTCAGGGACTAGCCGCACTTGATCCACTCTCAGCCAGCGTACTTTTGCCAACGGCCTTATGGCTGCTGCTGGGTAAATTCAAGTCCCTTAAATGGTTCGCGATCGGCAGCAGTATTGGGATTGTGCCAAGCTTAATCAGCCAAATGCTATCGGCCCCAGAAATTCTCCAAATCGGCACTGGTTTGGGCTCGCAAATTTTTCTCCTGGCTAACATTCTTGCTTGTATTGGGCTCAACGGCTTTATTCTCAAAACCTACCAACGGCCCAAACGTCGAACCCCGAACGCCTCAAATGCAACCCGCACCGCTCGAACACCACAAGCAAACAGCTCAGCCAGTACGACTAATCACCGACCAGTCGCACCGACCAACTCAGCTAGCGAAGGAACGGTGGACGGTGGAGATCTTTAG
- a CDS encoding DUF2854 domain-containing protein — MLEKIPFLGKVPFALLLLIAGGILTLIGTIAFVMNYAALNMAGFFYGIPMFLGGIAFKITELKPVPITQPLTAEVEALRESQANDTQKKIFEEVTRYRYGERAHLIAALKFLGLSPTDEERPEIVGIYETAVDGAYALILGFDSPMIKLQQWQGKQEKMSKFFGPDVRVEVAEPEEELIKVSIISTPKSQQTEAIAA; from the coding sequence ATGCTTGAAAAAATTCCATTTCTCGGGAAAGTCCCCTTCGCGTTGCTCCTACTAATTGCTGGCGGGATTTTGACGCTGATTGGCACGATCGCCTTTGTCATGAACTATGCCGCACTCAATATGGCCGGCTTTTTCTATGGGATTCCGATGTTCTTGGGCGGCATTGCCTTTAAGATTACCGAACTGAAGCCCGTCCCCATCACCCAACCATTGACGGCTGAAGTGGAAGCCCTGCGGGAGAGCCAAGCGAATGACACGCAGAAGAAAATTTTTGAAGAAGTGACACGCTATCGTTATGGTGAACGTGCACACCTGATTGCGGCCTTAAAATTTCTTGGTCTCAGCCCAACTGATGAAGAACGTCCAGAGATTGTGGGCATTTATGAAACTGCTGTGGACGGTGCCTATGCGCTAATTCTCGGGTTTGATTCACCCATGATCAAACTCCAACAATGGCAAGGCAAGCAGGAAAAAATGAGTAAATTCTTCGGTCCCGATGTCCGTGTAGAAGTGGCCGAGCCAGAGGAAGAGTTAATTAAAGTTTCGATTATTTCCACACCCAAAAGCCAGCAAACCGAAGCGATCGCCGCCTAA
- a CDS encoding chlororespiratory reduction protein 7, protein MAASLYQEDYFVVLETNQPEQILTAAETIEKLTQVLLQQSGNLPPGLDLEQFDTAPQQAQHLIDTVCELPLGPEAYLQWYAVRIEK, encoded by the coding sequence ATGGCGGCTTCCCTTTATCAGGAGGATTACTTTGTAGTTCTCGAAACTAACCAGCCGGAGCAAATATTGACCGCGGCAGAAACGATCGAAAAACTGACCCAGGTGCTCCTGCAGCAATCGGGCAATCTCCCGCCAGGATTGGATTTAGAACAATTTGATACAGCACCGCAGCAGGCCCAGCATTTGATTGATACGGTCTGTGAGTTGCCCCTTGGCCCCGAGGCCTATTTGCAGTGGTATGCCGTGCGAATCGAGAAATAA
- a CDS encoding response regulator produces the protein MNLITEDSPLILVADDDKVTRACLRQAMEQEGYRVIEANDGESCLATFTRTQPDVVLLDAVMPIMDGFTCCNKLKDLDPEQRTPILMITALEDAESVNHAFESGAVDFVTKPIHWAVLYQRVRRLIKQVRLYAELERANQELKRLATSDGLTQVANRRHFDEYLDQEWQRSQREQAPLSLLLCDIDFFKPFNDTYGHQSGDECLQKIAALLQEAAKRSLDLAARYGGEEFAIILPNTDLEGAEQVAQDIQTNLQDLAIPHRKSQVGEIVTISMGVATTIPVPFIAPRMLIEAADRALYQAKDSGRNCYRTFQLP, from the coding sequence ATGAATTTGATAACTGAAGATTCGCCGCTTATCCTCGTTGCCGACGACGATAAGGTGACTCGGGCTTGCCTGCGGCAAGCGATGGAACAAGAAGGCTACCGGGTGATCGAAGCGAACGATGGGGAGAGTTGTTTAGCCACATTTACCCGCACTCAACCCGACGTTGTCCTCCTCGATGCCGTCATGCCGATCATGGACGGTTTCACCTGCTGCAATAAACTCAAAGACCTAGACCCCGAGCAACGAACACCAATTTTGATGATTACCGCCTTAGAAGATGCGGAATCAGTAAATCACGCCTTTGAATCGGGCGCTGTAGATTTTGTCACCAAACCCATCCATTGGGCGGTGCTCTACCAGCGCGTCCGACGTTTAATTAAACAAGTTAGACTCTACGCCGAACTCGAACGCGCCAACCAGGAACTCAAACGATTGGCAACTTCGGATGGCCTCACGCAAGTCGCTAATCGACGACATTTCGACGAATATTTAGACCAAGAGTGGCAGCGCAGTCAGCGCGAACAAGCACCACTATCATTGCTACTCTGCGATATTGATTTTTTCAAACCGTTTAATGATACCTATGGTCACCAGAGCGGTGATGAATGCTTACAGAAAATCGCGGCGCTATTACAGGAAGCGGCTAAACGATCGCTTGATTTAGCCGCACGCTATGGTGGCGAAGAATTTGCCATTATTTTGCCGAATACCGATCTCGAAGGCGCAGAACAGGTCGCACAAGATATCCAGACTAATTTGCAAGACTTAGCTATCCCACATCGCAAATCCCAAGTTGGTGAAATCGTCACCATCAGTATGGGCGTTGCCACAACGATACCTGTCCCATTTATCGCACCAAGGATGCTGATTGAAGCTGCAGATCGCGCTTTATATCAAGCCAAAGACAGCGGTCGTAATTGTTATCGCACTTTCCAATTGCCCTAG
- a CDS encoding LL-diaminopimelate aminotransferase, with translation MARINDNYLKLKAGYLFPEIARRVNAFVEENPDAPIIKLGIGDVTEPLPQACRDAMVSAIADMGDRSKFKGYGPEQGYAWLREAIAKHDFQARGCDIDASEIFVSDGSKCDCGNILDILGPDNTIAVTDPVYPVYVDTNVMAGNTGDANEQGEYAGLTYLPISADNSFTAEIPSEKVDLIYLCFPNNPTGAVATKAALQAWVDYARKHGSLLLFDAAYEAFISDPEIPHSIYEIPGARECAIEFRSFSKNAGFTGTRCALTVVPKTLTGKAADGSDVELWKLWNRRQSTKFNGVSYIVQRGAEAVYSEAGQAETRALVSFYMENAKIIREQLTAAGLEVHGGTNAPYVWVKTPAGLSSWDFFDQLLKTCHVVGTPGSGFGAAGEGYFRISAFNSRENVNEAMQRITEKFKV, from the coding sequence ATGGCAAGAATTAACGATAATTACTTGAAGCTTAAGGCTGGTTACTTGTTCCCGGAGATTGCGCGGCGGGTCAATGCGTTTGTTGAAGAAAATCCCGATGCACCGATTATCAAGCTTGGGATTGGCGATGTGACAGAGCCATTGCCCCAGGCTTGTCGTGATGCGATGGTCAGCGCGATCGCGGATATGGGTGATCGGTCGAAATTTAAGGGCTATGGTCCTGAGCAAGGATATGCGTGGTTGCGTGAGGCGATCGCCAAACATGATTTTCAGGCGCGGGGCTGTGACATTGACGCATCGGAAATCTTTGTTTCGGATGGCTCCAAGTGCGATTGCGGCAATATCCTCGATATTTTGGGGCCTGATAACACAATTGCTGTGACGGATCCGGTTTACCCTGTGTATGTTGATACGAATGTCATGGCTGGCAATACGGGCGATGCGAACGAGCAGGGCGAGTATGCGGGATTAACCTATTTGCCCATCTCGGCTGACAATAGCTTCACGGCGGAAATCCCCAGTGAGAAAGTTGATCTAATCTATCTTTGTTTCCCGAATAATCCGACTGGGGCCGTGGCAACGAAAGCCGCTCTGCAAGCCTGGGTTGATTATGCGCGTAAGCATGGTTCGTTGTTACTGTTTGATGCGGCCTACGAAGCCTTTATCTCTGACCCAGAGATTCCGCATTCGATTTATGAGATTCCTGGCGCCCGCGAATGCGCGATCGAATTCCGCTCCTTCTCGAAAAATGCGGGCTTTACAGGGACGCGCTGTGCCCTCACGGTGGTCCCCAAAACCTTGACGGGTAAAGCCGCGGATGGCTCGGACGTCGAACTGTGGAAGTTATGGAATCGTCGTCAGTCCACGAAATTTAATGGCGTTTCCTATATCGTTCAGCGGGGTGCCGAAGCGGTTTACTCCGAAGCGGGTCAAGCCGAAACGCGGGCGTTAGTGAGTTTCTATATGGAGAATGCCAAGATTATCCGGGAGCAACTGACGGCGGCTGGTTTAGAAGTTCACGGTGGGACGAATGCGCCTTATGTCTGGGTCAAGACCCCTGCTGGTCTATCTAGTTGGGATTTCTTCGATCAGTTGCTCAAGACCTGCCATGTTGTCGGTACGCCAGGTTCTGGTTTTGGAGCTGCCGGTGAAGGCTATTTCCGGATCTCGGCCTTTAACAGCCGGGAAAATGTGAATGAGGCGATGCAACGCATTACCGAAAAGTTCAAAGTGTAG
- a CDS encoding STAS domain-containing protein, which translates to MQSLLSRAQGSLVRAQGHVNAATASELETQIHQAVKSEATAVLVDMGQVESLDSAGLMALVSSLTLAQQLNKRLSLCSMPANVQIILEMTQLDQVFEILPSPAAFELA; encoded by the coding sequence ATGCAGAGCTTGCTTTCTCGCGCTCAAGGTTCACTAGTCCGGGCCCAAGGCCACGTCAATGCGGCTACCGCGAGTGAATTGGAAACTCAAATTCATCAGGCAGTGAAGTCGGAAGCCACAGCCGTACTCGTCGATATGGGGCAAGTCGAGTCCCTCGACAGCGCTGGGTTGATGGCGTTAGTCTCTTCCCTCACTTTGGCTCAGCAGTTGAACAAACGCCTCAGTCTTTGTTCCATGCCCGCCAACGTTCAAATCATTTTGGAAATGACACAGCTCGATCAAGTATTTGAAATCTTGCCTAGCCCCGCTGCATTCGAGCTGGCATAG
- a CDS encoding TIGR03960 family B12-binding radical SAM protein, translating to MAIAVETLLTPDVMRPARYLGNELGAVHRDWDSAVVRWSLTYPEIYEVGSSNLGHIILYSIINHQPRQLCDRAYLPASDLTSKLKETGTPLFAVESRRPLIDFDILGFSLSYELGATNILEMLTLAGIPLTWQERQTGNWPLIFAGGQTATSNPEPYADFFDFIAMGDGEELLPEIGLIVEEGKLAGIDRQAMLLDLAQIPGIYVPEFYDMNEDGSVTPNRSGVPQKILRRVAEPMPHYSIGLVPYVETVHDRLTVEIRRGCTRGCRFCQPGMLTRPARDVEPEKVINAIERGIRETGYNEFSLLSLSCSDYLALPALGVEIKNRLKHENISLSLPSQRVDRFDENIANIIGGTRQMSLTFAPEAGTQRMRDIVNKGLTNEELLRGVKTAWEKGWDKVKLYFMIGLPGETDADVIGIVETLAWLRRECAAKGRKRLNFNVTISNFTPKPHTPFQWHSVSISEFQRKKALLKEAFWDLRGVKANFTDYRISAMEDFVGRGDRRLAPVIKRAWELGAGMDAWWESTENAFNAWTQAIDEAGLSWKYRQVEDGEWNTFELDEAIGEYRLPDVNKPLPWDHLDTGIDKIWLHDDLKKALEAAVVPDCSFEGCSHCGVCSVDFGHNVVIPPTPIPQFDGHFKPDNTRAQRIRIWHGKQGNMALVSHLDLLRLFDRAVRRAAIPISFTGGYHPSPRISPANALSLGYRSSGEIVEFELIRPMDVADFRQALAAQLPPEMAIFRAEEVPVSSPSATVLLDRGEYEITLHSDTPIDWPTVAQDILGATDIMTNHTTKSGKTYPINLRERLYELEVLETDTNQATVKYIGSCRNDGTMLRPQAVLDMFAQIAGLDSAEEAAQGKLHLGQVHRLQVILGDKK from the coding sequence GTGGCAATTGCCGTTGAGACTTTACTGACCCCGGATGTGATGCGACCCGCACGTTACCTGGGGAATGAATTAGGCGCGGTCCATCGCGATTGGGATAGCGCGGTTGTGCGTTGGTCCCTCACATATCCTGAGATTTATGAGGTTGGGTCATCGAACTTAGGCCACATAATCCTCTACAGCATCATCAATCACCAACCGCGGCAGTTATGCGATCGGGCCTATCTCCCCGCCTCCGACTTGACCAGCAAACTGAAGGAAACTGGCACCCCGCTGTTCGCGGTGGAGTCGCGTCGTCCACTTATCGACTTTGATATATTGGGCTTCAGCCTGAGCTATGAACTGGGCGCCACCAACATTTTGGAAATGCTGACGCTGGCCGGCATTCCCCTCACCTGGCAGGAACGGCAAACTGGGAACTGGCCATTAATTTTTGCTGGGGGACAAACTGCTACCTCCAATCCGGAACCCTACGCCGATTTCTTTGACTTCATTGCCATGGGTGATGGGGAGGAATTATTACCGGAGATTGGTCTGATTGTCGAAGAGGGCAAGCTCGCCGGCATCGATCGTCAGGCCATGCTCCTGGATCTAGCCCAAATCCCTGGCATTTATGTCCCAGAGTTCTACGACATGAACGAGGACGGGTCCGTTACCCCGAATCGATCCGGTGTCCCGCAGAAAATTCTGCGCCGCGTGGCGGAACCCATGCCGCACTATTCCATTGGCCTCGTGCCGTACGTCGAAACTGTCCACGATCGGCTGACGGTGGAAATTCGTCGCGGTTGCACAAGGGGATGTCGCTTTTGCCAACCAGGCATGCTGACCCGTCCAGCCCGCGATGTCGAACCCGAAAAAGTAATCAACGCAATCGAACGGGGCATTCGGGAAACGGGTTATAACGAGTTTTCACTGCTGTCACTCTCCTGTTCCGATTACCTCGCGCTACCAGCGCTCGGGGTCGAAATTAAAAATCGGCTCAAGCACGAAAATATTTCACTCTCCTTGCCCAGTCAACGAGTCGATCGATTCGATGAGAACATCGCCAATATTATTGGTGGCACGCGCCAAATGAGTCTGACCTTTGCCCCGGAAGCGGGCACCCAGCGAATGCGCGACATCGTTAATAAGGGACTCACAAATGAAGAACTCCTGCGCGGGGTGAAGACCGCCTGGGAAAAAGGCTGGGATAAGGTCAAGCTATACTTCATGATTGGTTTACCCGGTGAAACCGATGCCGACGTCATTGGCATCGTCGAAACATTGGCCTGGCTCCGGCGCGAGTGCGCGGCCAAGGGGCGCAAGCGACTGAATTTCAACGTCACAATTTCCAACTTCACACCCAAACCCCACACGCCGTTCCAATGGCACTCAGTCTCAATTTCAGAATTTCAACGCAAAAAGGCACTGCTGAAGGAAGCATTCTGGGATTTACGCGGCGTCAAAGCCAATTTCACGGATTACCGGATTTCGGCAATGGAAGACTTTGTCGGCCGCGGCGATCGTCGCTTAGCCCCAGTGATTAAACGCGCTTGGGAACTAGGAGCGGGGATGGATGCCTGGTGGGAGAGCACCGAGAATGCATTTAATGCTTGGACCCAAGCAATCGATGAAGCCGGCTTGAGTTGGAAGTATCGTCAAGTTGAGGACGGCGAATGGAATACCTTCGAGCTGGATGAAGCAATCGGCGAATACCGTTTACCGGACGTCAACAAACCGTTGCCTTGGGACCATTTGGATACCGGCATCGATAAAATCTGGCTACATGATGATCTGAAGAAGGCACTCGAAGCCGCCGTTGTCCCCGACTGTTCCTTTGAAGGCTGCTCACATTGCGGCGTCTGTAGTGTTGATTTTGGCCATAACGTGGTCATTCCCCCCACGCCCATTCCCCAGTTTGACGGGCACTTCAAACCCGATAATACCCGGGCACAGCGAATTCGCATCTGGCATGGCAAACAAGGCAATATGGCGCTCGTCAGCCATTTAGACCTCCTCCGATTGTTCGATCGGGCCGTCCGCCGCGCCGCCATTCCCATCTCTTTTACCGGCGGTTATCACCCCAGCCCACGGATTAGCCCAGCGAATGCCCTGTCGCTCGGCTATCGAAGCTCCGGGGAAATCGTCGAGTTTGAACTAATTCGACCGATGGATGTGGCCGACTTCCGCCAAGCCCTAGCCGCCCAATTACCGCCGGAAATGGCCATCTTCCGGGCCGAAGAAGTCCCTGTATCATCGCCGTCCGCCACCGTCCTGCTCGATCGAGGTGAATATGAAATCACCCTCCATAGCGACACCCCGATTGACTGGCCAACGGTCGCCCAGGATATTCTGGGCGCAACGGACATCATGACAAACCACACCACCAAATCTGGCAAAACTTATCCGATCAACTTGCGGGAACGCTTGTACGAGCTCGAAGTCCTTGAGACTGACACAAATCAAGCCACCGTGAAATATATCGGTAGTTGTCGCAACGATGGCACCATGCTACGCCCCCAAGCAGTCCTCGACATGTTCGCTCAAATTGCTGGTTTAGACAGCGCTGAAGAGGCCGCCCAAGGCAAGCTGCACCTGGGTCAAGTCCACCGATTGCAAGTCATCCTCGGAGACAAGAAATAG